One region of Dryobates pubescens isolate bDryPub1 chromosome 20, bDryPub1.pri, whole genome shotgun sequence genomic DNA includes:
- the UBALD2 gene encoding LOW QUALITY PROTEIN: UBA-like domain-containing protein 2 (The sequence of the model RefSeq protein was modified relative to this genomic sequence to represent the inferred CDS: deleted 1 base in 1 codon): protein MSVNMEELRHQVMINQFVLAAGCAADQAKQLLQAAHWQFETALSAFFQETNIPSSHHPPQMMCTPSNTPATPPNFPDALAMFSKLRTSESLQSSNSPIPSMACSPPGSFSPFWASSPPSHQPSWLPPSSPTAHGLHHHLHHPQPAWPPPPPPSAPPQKAMATMDGQR from the exons ATGTCGGTGAACATGGAGGAGCTGCGGCACCAGGTGATGATCAACCAGTTCGTGCTGGCGGCCGGTTGCGCCGCCGACCAggccaagcagctgctgcaggcggCCCACTGGCAGTTCGAG ACGGCCCTGAGCGCCTTCTTCCAGGAGACCAACAttcccagcagccaccaccccccccagatG ATGTGCACCCCCAGCAACACGCCGGCCACGCCGCCCAACTTCCCGGACGCCTTGGCCATGTTCTCCAAGCTGCGCACCTCggagagcctgcagagcagcaacagCCCCATCCCCTCCATGGCCTGCTCCCCCCCGGGCAGCTTCAGCCCCTTCTGGGCCTCCTCGCCCCCCAGCCaccagccctcctggctgccccccTCCTCGCCCACCGCTCACGGTCTCcatcaccacctccaccacccgCAGCCCGCCTggcccccg ccccccccgcCCTCAGCCCCCCCACAGAAAGCCATGGCCACCATGGACGGCCAGAGATAA
- the RNF157 gene encoding E3 ubiquitin ligase RNF157 has protein sequence MGALTSRQNAGVEEVDVPANSVYRYPPKSGSYFANHFIMGGEKFDSTHPEGYLFGENSDLNFLGNRPVVFPYAAPPPQEPVKTLRSLINIRKDTLRLVKCSEEVKTPGEEVSKAKVHYNVEFTFDTDARVAITIYYQATEEFHNGVASYFPRDNSLQSETVHYKRGVCQQFCVPSHTVDPSEWSEEELGFDMDREVYPMVVQAVVDEGEEHIGHCHVLLATFEKHSDGTFCVKPLKQKQVVDGVSYLLQEIYGIENKYNTQDSKVAEDEVSDNSAECVVCLSDVRDTLILPCRHLCLCSTCADTLRYQANNCPICRLPFRALLQIRAMRKKLGPLSPTSFNPIIASQTSDSEEHSSSENIPPGYEVVSLLEALNGPLTPSPAALPLRALGDPPPGAGTLPSYGSEGPLPPLRALSPLERLPDCGPPGVKLKKSLSKSVSQNSSVLPEEEDEKSCTESELRVSRRRSPGRCEEECGATPESENLTLSSSGAIDQSSCTGTPLSSTISSPEEPVSSSLAQSVMSMASSQSQHSQLSTDTVSSMSGSYVAPGTEEEEEGDMLPSPVAASATASDGESTPVESPDLNFVSISAEERDAEGNDVLEDEDASPTQEDGPRTGALLGLRCDNNNDLGIAHVRALDNKLCSEACLPAAGPDSCPINIEE, from the exons ATGGGGGCTCTGACCAGCCGGCAAAACGCAGGGGTGGAGGAAGTGGATGTCCCCGCGAATTCCGTCTACAGATATCCCCCGAAATCCG GGAGCTACTTTGCCAACCACTTCATCATGGGCGGTGAGAAGTTCGACTCCACGCACCCCGAGGGTTACCTCTTCGGCGAGAACAGCGACCTCAACTTCCTGGGGAACCGGCCCGTGGTG TTCCCTTACGCTGCTCCACCTCCTCAGGAACCTGTGAAGACCCTCAGGAGCTTAATCAACATCCGCAAGGACACCCTGCGCCTCGTCAA GTGCTCAGAGGAGGTGAAGACCCCAGGGGAagaggtcagcaaagccaaggtGCACTACAACGTGGAGTTCACCTTCGACACGGACGCCCGCGTGGCCATAACCATCTACTACCAAGCCACCGAGGAGTTCCACAATGGGGTGGCAAG CTACTTTCCCAGGGACAACAGCCTGCAGTCGGAGACAGTGCACTACAAGCGGGGGGTGTGCCAGCAGTTCTGTGTGCCCTCCCACACCGTCGACCCCTCCGAGTGGAGCGAGGAGGAG CTGGGCTTTGACATGGACCGGGAGGTGTACCCCATGGTGGTGCAAGCTGTGGTGGATgaaggagagg AGCACATTGGGCACTGCCAtgtgctgctggccaccttTGAGAAG CACAGtgatggaaccttctgtgtgAAGCccctcaagcagaagcaagtg GTGGATGGTGTGAGCTACCTTCTACAGGAGATCTATGGCATTGAGAACAAGTACAACACGCAGGACTCCAAG GTGGCCGAGGACGAGGTGAGCGACAACAGCGCGGAGTGCGTGGTCTGCCTGTCGGACGTGCGCGACACCCTGATCCTGCCCTGCCGccacctctgcctctgcagcacctgCGCCGACACCCTGCGCTACCAGGCCAACAACTGCCCCATCTGCAGGCTGC CTTTCCGAGCCTTGCTTCAAATCCGAGCCATGAGGAAGAAGCTGGGACCCCTCTCACCCACCAGCTTCAACCCCATCATCGCCTCGCAGACCTCCGACTCCGAGGAGCATTCG TCCTCGGAGAACATCCCCCCAGGTTATGAGGTGGTGTCGCTGCTGGAGGCCCTCAACGGGCCGCTGACGCCCTCCccggctgccctgcccctgcgaGCGCTGGGGGATCCTCCCCCGGGAGCAGGGACCCTGCCCTCCTACGGCAGCGagggccccctgccccccctgagGGCCCTCTCACCTCTCGAGCGTCTCCCCGACTGTGGTCCTCCGGGGGTCAAGCTGAAGAAGAGCCTCTCCAA GTCTGTCTCGCAGAACTCCTCCGTCCTGCCcgaagaggaggatgagaagTCCTGCACCGAGTCGGAGCTGAGGGTCTCCAGGAGGAGGTCCCCTGGGCGGTGTGAGGAG gaatGTGGTGCGACACCAGAGAGTGAAAACCTCACCCTGTCGTCCTCGGGCGCCATCGACCAGTCCTCGTGCACCGGGACCCCTCTCTCCTCCACCATCTCATCCCCAGAAG agcccgtcagcagcagcctggctcagtCCGTCATGTCCATGGCCTCCTCCCAgagccagcactcccagctcagcactgaCACCGTGTCCTCCATGTCTGGCTCCTACGTGgctcctggcacagaggaggaggaggaaggggacatGCTCCCTTCACCTGTGGCTGCCAGTGCTACAGCCTCTGATGGAGAG tcaacacCTGTGGAGTCCCCAGACCTGAACTTCGTCAGCATCTCGGCGGAGGAGCGCGATGCAGAG GGCAACGACGTGCTGGAGGATGAGGACGCCTCTCCCACGCAGGAAGACG GCCCGAGGACAGGCGCCCTCCTCGGTCTGAGGTGTGACAATAACAATGACTTGGG